In one window of Echeneis naucrates chromosome 17, fEcheNa1.1, whole genome shotgun sequence DNA:
- the LOC115058065 gene encoding SLAM family member 6-like gives MMSVSVILALLICVEVPESRAVTPLFVQTGKDVLLELQTDVPKEFIVLQWSFNGSANLVTFSSGGVKVSDSLTGRVEMFNQSYSIKLKNLQKSDSGVYKALLIRAEETSFIAEHHVRVQDPVSPVTLTVHLLSNSSDSCNLTVSCSTQELHHINSTLTCDTRTCSQEGGERSKVTTSGSTLSIYLVNDTIICNHSNQVSWRKDNKPFENVCLLLSGSGNDSAGVSLCLVKTLVFSVGLVIMTSAVVTVHLMEHFKKKQ, from the exons AtgatgtctgtctctgtcatatTGGCACTTCTGATCTGCGTAGAAGTACCAG agtcCAGAGCTGTGACTCCTCTGTTTGTGCAGACAGGGAAGGATGTTCTTCTGGAGCTCCAGACTGACGTACCAAAGGAGTTTATTGTTCTTCAATGGAGTTTCAATGGAAGTGCCAATTTAGTAACATTTTCCTCTGGAGGTGTAAAAGTCTCAGACAGTTTGACTGGAAGGGTTGAAATGTTTAATCAAAGTTACTCCATTAAACTGAAGAACCTCCAGAAGTCAGACAGTGGAGTTTATAAAGCATTACTGATAAGAGCTGAGGAAACATCATTTATAGCTGAACACCACGTCAGAGTTCAAG ATCCAGTGTCTCCAGTTACACTGACAGTCCACTTGCTGTCCAACAGCTCAGACTCCTGTAATCTGACTGTGAGCTGCAGCACTCAGGAGTTACATCACATAAACAGCACTTTGACATGTGACACCAGAACCTGCAgtcaggagggaggagagaggtcaaaggtcacaaccTCTGGATCTACTCTCAGCATCTACCTGGTGAATGACACAATCATCTGTAACCACAGCAACCAGGTCAGCTGGAGAAAGGACAATAAaccatttgaaaatgtttgtctaCTACTTTCAG GTTCAGGTAATGACTCGGCCGGTGTCTCACTCTGTCTGGTGAAGACACTCGTGTTCTCTGTCGGTCTGGTCATCATGACGTCTGCAGTCGTCACTGTCCATCTCATGGAGCATTTCAAGAAGAAACAATAA
- the LOC115058109 gene encoding SLAM family member 6-like has translation MMSVSVILALLICVEVPESRAVTPLFVQTGKDVLLELQADVPKEFILLQWRFNESAISVSFSSGGVKVIDSFTGRVEVFNQSYSIKLKNLQKSDSGVYKALLLRAEGPSFIAEHHVRVQDPVSPVTLTVHLLSNSSDSCNLTVSCSTQELHHINSTLTCDTRTCSQEGGERSKVTTSGSTLSIYLVKDTIICNHSNQVSWRKDNKPFENVCLLLSGSGNDSAGVSLCLVKTLVFSVGLVIMASAVVTVHLMEHFKKKQ, from the exons AtgatgtctgtctctgtcatatTGGCACTTCTGATCTGCGTAGAAGTACCAG agtcCAGAGCTGTGACTCCTCTGTTTGTGCAGACAGGGAAGGATGTTCTTCTGGAGCTCCAGGCTGACGTACCAAAGGAGTTTATACTTCTTCAATGGAGATTCAATGAAAGTGCCATTTCAGTGTCATTTTCCTCTGGAGGTGTAAAAGTCATAGACAGTTTCACTGGAAGGGTTGAAGTGTTTAATCAAAGTTACTCCATTAAACTGAAGAATCTCCAGAAGTCAGACAGTGGAGTTTATAAAGCATTACTGTTAAGAGCTGAGGGACCATCATTTATAGCTGAACACCACGTTAGAGTTCAAG ATCCAGTGTCTCCAGTTACACTGACAGTCCACTTGCTGTCCAACAGCTCAGACTCCTGTAATCTGACTGTGAGCTGCAGCACTCAGGAGTTACATCACATAAACAGCACTTTGACATGTGACACCAGAACCTGCAgtcaggagggaggagagaggtcaaaggtcacaaccTCTGGATCTACTCTCAGCATCTACCTGGTCAAAGACACGATCATCTGTAACCACAGCAACCAGGTCAGCTGGAGAAAGGACAATAAaccatttgaaaatgtttgtctaCTACTTTCAG GTTCAGGTAATGACTCGGCCGGTGTCTCACTCTGTCTGGTGAAGACACTCGTGTTCTCTGTCGGTCTGGTCATCATGGCGTCTGCAGTCGTCACTGTCCATCTCATGGAGCATTTCAAGAAGAAACAATAA